Proteins encoded together in one Papaver somniferum cultivar HN1 unplaced genomic scaffold, ASM357369v1 unplaced-scaffold_119, whole genome shotgun sequence window:
- the LOC113330779 gene encoding uncharacterized protein LOC113330779 — MNEDFATMEKDAAKVANLTRKNAQDSKIHLFNDFCDSHGIPRVPLDHEIFSDDVPADEKKDSTDKDDDDEDTETDEDNDTENPKSKASLITKVADIPSSSSNLLGQYFNTVNVEAETVGASGGNHEHEIKESGGDAEEEAIKDVPIQQLPLQS, encoded by the coding sequence ATGAACGAAGACTTTGCTACTATGGAGAAGGATGCTGCTAAGGTTGCGAATCTTACTCGCAAAAATGCTCAAGATTCCAAGATCCATCTCTTCAATGATTTTTGTGATTCTCATGGCATTCCTCGCGTGCCTCTGGATCACGAAATATTTTCTGATGATGTACCTGCTGATGAAAAGAAGGATTCTACTGATAAggacgatgatgatgaggataccgagactgatgaagataatgatacTGAGAACCCCAAGAGTAAAGCTTCTTTGATTACTAAGGTTGCTGACATTCCTTCTTCTTCGTCAAATcttcttggtcaatattttaacaCGGTCAATGTTGAAGCTGAAACTGTTGGTGCTAGTGGTGGTAACCATGAACATGAGATCAAAGAGTCTGGTGGTGATGCCGAGGAGGAAGCCATCAAAGATGTTCCTATTCAACAATTACCTCTTCAATCTTGA